GTATATTATCATTATTATCGATACTACAAACGCTATTATCGTTAGTACTATCGTGAGCATTATCGCTTTTTGGTTTTCTTCTATGAGTGTTGGTCCTAATGTGTCTTGCTGGATTTTTAGTTCCGCTGTTTGTTCTCCTAGTAGGTTTAGGATTTCTACTCTCATTCCTTCCATTTCTTGTATTATCGGTTCTTGTGATTCTATCGTTTCTACTATTTGGTTGAAGGTTTCTTTAAAAGAGTTAATGATACCTTTTATTTCTAAAAAAGTAGCATTTAATTCATCATCCACTATACTATATCCCAAAGTTGACAATTGAAGTTCTAGATTTTCAAATACACTTTTAGTATTATTTTTATCTCCTTCTGATAAAGTTTTAAAATATTGTGATGAAACTTCAAAAATTCTATCCTTTTCGTCAATAATTCTTTGAGAATATATAGTTAATGAAGAAGAAGCTCCTTTTGCTTGAGTTAAACTAATAAACTCGTTAACAATTTCTTCCAATTGAGGTCCATATTCCATAAAATCTTTAATAAGAGAATTTTTTTCTTTATTTGAGGCTACTAGTTGATTAAAAAGAATTTGATACTTGGATATAGTATTTTCTATTTTTTCAACATTGTAATTTTTAAGATTAAGGATAACATTTTTAGCTTTTTCTGTGTAATCGATAAATTCTTCTTCTTTTTCTATTTTAAAATCTTTAACATATTCATTAAGAGATAAAGCGGCTTGAAATAAATTATTTTCAATTTGTGAAAAATAATTTACATCTTCTGCCATTCTTTTATATTCTTCTAATCCTTTGTTAGAGTCAAACAAAGATACTATGTTGAATGAAACCGATAAACCAAATAGAATAAACATAATTATTACAATAAGTGATATACGTACTTTTATACTATTTTTCAACGAATTAAAGCCTCCTAACTGAAAAGACAATAAACTTACTTCCATAATAAAACTAAATATTAAATAATATTACCTTGTATTCTTCAAATAAAGGAACTTTTATAATGAGTTGGGATAACTGATTACGTTAATTTTATAGAAGTCTTGATGCCAATTTTTAAGTTAAAAATTATTAAACGCCCAAATAGGACTTTTTTATATGTTCGCTATTAGCAAGATTATCAGAAGTATCTTCCATTATTATTCTTCCATTTTCAATAACGTATCCTCTGTCTATTACTTTTAATCCTTGCTTTACATTCTGTTCGGCTAATAATATAGACATTCCTGTCTTTTTAATTTCTTTGAGCTTTTGAAAAAGTTCTATAACAAGCGAAGGCTGAAGGCCCAATGAAGGTTCGTCTAAAATTAGAAGTTTTGGATTGGCCATTAACCCCCTTCCTATTGCTAACATTCTTTGTTGCCCTCCACTCATAGTACCAGCTTTTTGATTTGATCTTTCTTTTAAAATAGGGAAAATAGAAAAAACAAATTCTAGATTTTTCTCAATTTTATTTTTAGCTTCAGGTATATAAGCCGCTCCTAATTTTAAATTTTCTTCAACCGTCATTAGTGGGAAAAGTTCACGTTCTTGGGGTACTAAAGATATGCCTTTTCGAACAATTTTATGAGTTTCAGATCCAATCAAAGAATTTTTTTCAAAATAAATGTTTCCTGATTCAGCTTTGACTAATCCAATTATAGAGTTTATCAAAGTAGTTTTTCCAGAACCATTTGGCCCAAAAATTCCTATAGCTTCTTTGTTTTGGATATTAATTGATAAATCCCATATTACTTGTATTTTTCCGTATTTTACATTTAAATTCTCTATCTCTAACATCAATCTTCCTCCCCTAAATATGCTGATATAACTTTAGGATCTTTGGAAACTTCTTCATAAATTCCTTCAGCAATTATATTTCCTGACTCTAATACCACTACTCTATCAGTTAATTCTCTTATTACTCCCATAACGTGTTCTATTATTACAATTGTCAATCCGGTATCTCTTAATTTTTTAACTAAATTTATCATTTGCCATGTCTCATCTGAATTTAGGCCAGCCATAACTTCATCTAGGAATAAAATATCAGGTTTAGAAGCTAAAGCCCGTCCTATTTCCACTTTTTTTAAATCAAGAACGGTGAGTTTATCAACAAGTGAATTAGTATTTTTTAGCTCTAAAAGTTCACATATTTCATATCCTGTTTTTCTTGCTTCATTTAGTTTTTCACCTGCTCCAAATAAAGAACCAACCATTATATTTTCTAATGCGGTAAAGTTTTTAATTGATCGAACCAACTGAAAAGTTCGCGCTATTCCCATTCTGTTCCTAATATGAGCAGGGAGATTTTCTATATTTTGATTTTTAAAAAAAATTTCACCTTCAGAAGGATAAGTTAAACCAGCTATCAGATTAACAAAGGTTGTCTTTCCTGCACCATTAGGTCCGATTACACCCAATATTTCATTTTCGTTTATGATTAAATTTACCTTATTTGTTGCAATTAATCCTCCGAATCTTTTTGTAAGGTTTTTTGTTTTTAATATACTCATCAAATATTCCTCCTAAGTTTTACTTGCTGCTTCAGTTTTACGTACATATATTTTATCCCTTATTGTACCGTATATTCCATTCGGTAAAAACAGTATTATTAAGACTATCATTATTCCGTAGATAATTAAGTGACCATAGGGCATTATAAGCTTGAGATATTCTGAAGCAAAACCTAAAATTACAGCTCCTATTACTGCCCCCCAGGTGGAATATATTCCACCAACAAGTGCCATAGCCATAGGTAATAGCAGGAAGTCTAAAGAAAATGTCGTTTCAGGAGACACAAATCCATATTGTTGAGCATAAATAGCTCCTGTAGCTCCTTGAAGTGCAGAAGTTAAAATTAAAATAAGTATAAGATACTTAAAAATATTTATTCCACTAGATTTGGCTATTATTTCATCATTTCTTATAGAATTAATTGCAAACTGTATTCTAGTTCTGGTAAAAATTTCTGATATTACTATTGTGATTAAAGCCATGGATAATATCAACCAATATATTTTAGTTGAATTTCCATTAAAAATAACATTTGGTAAAACTTTACCGCTAGCACCTCCAGTTAATTTCGGCATGTTTCTTATAATTACTGAAAAAACCATGGTTAAAGCTAAAGTTGTAATGGCAAAATATATTTCTCTCAATTTAAGGACTACAAACCCTAATCCTGCAGCTATTAGGGCTACTAATCCTCCAGCAAAAAAGATGCTTAATATAGGAGGAAACCCAAAATTTGAAAAAGTAATTATAGAAGCATATGCTCCAACTCCAAAAAAACCAGCTGTGCCAAAAGATAATTGCCCTGTTCTCAGCATAATATCCCAGCTTAAAGCTAGTGTCATATATATTAAGATAGTCATTAGAACCTGAAGGAAATAAGCTCCTGTAAAGAAAGGCAAAAATATTAATATTACAGTGGCTATAATAAATAACAAAATATCTCTCATGATTCGAGCCTCCTATTGGCATTTATCAATATTACTACTATCAAGACACCAAAGAATACAACATCAGACCATCCACCATAACCCGGAATGGATTGAACAACAGCTTCCGCAACTCCAAGGGTAATTCCTCCTATCAATATACCTTTTAAATTCCCCAATCCAGCCATAGCTGCAAGAGCAAAAGATTTTAAAGTAAAGGCGTTTCCTGATAATGGGAATACAGGCGTTCGAGGTAACATGAGTGATGCGGCTATACCAATAATTCCAAAAGCGATGCTAAAAACCATGAGATAAACAAAATTAGTATTGATACCAATGATCTCTGCTCCCTTTGGATTTTGTCCTACTGCTGATGCAGCTTGCCCCAACGTAGTTTTCTTTAAAAACAATTGAAGAAGAATTAGTATAACTATCGCTAGGACAGGATAAATAAATTCATAAATCCCAATTGTAAGATTCCCAACAGCGAAAGACGTAGAGGCATAAGGGGTATAAACACTTCTAGGTCTTGTGGTCCAAATTATTTTAATAATTTCTATAAGTATCATTGATATACCAAAAGTTAATAACAGCTGATTCAAATGTCCTGCCTTTAAAACGAATCTAATAGAAATTAAATATAAACCCATACCAATAAAAAAAAGTATGAAAAACAGAGGAATCGATGATATTAATGGATCAACTGACCATAAATTAAAAAAAACATATCCAATGTATAGTCCTAAAGTTAAAAAATCTCCATGAGCTAAATTTAATATCCCCACTATACCTAATATCAATGCCAAAGGTAATCCTATCAGTGAATATAAACCACCCCTTTGGACTCCATA
Above is a window of Petrotoga sp. 9PW.55.5.1 DNA encoding:
- a CDS encoding ABC transporter ATP-binding protein produces the protein MLEIENLNVKYGKIQVIWDLSINIQNKEAIGIFGPNGSGKTTLINSIIGLVKAESGNIYFEKNSLIGSETHKIVRKGISLVPQERELFPLMTVEENLKLGAAYIPEAKNKIEKNLEFVFSIFPILKERSNQKAGTMSGGQQRMLAIGRGLMANPKLLILDEPSLGLQPSLVIELFQKLKEIKKTGMSILLAEQNVKQGLKVIDRGYVIENGRIIMEDTSDNLANSEHIKKSYLGV
- a CDS encoding ABC transporter ATP-binding protein, which produces MSILKTKNLTKRFGGLIATNKVNLIINENEILGVIGPNGAGKTTFVNLIAGLTYPSEGEIFFKNQNIENLPAHIRNRMGIARTFQLVRSIKNFTALENIMVGSLFGAGEKLNEARKTGYEICELLELKNTNSLVDKLTVLDLKKVEIGRALASKPDILFLDEVMAGLNSDETWQMINLVKKLRDTGLTIVIIEHVMGVIRELTDRVVVLESGNIIAEGIYEEVSKDPKVISAYLGEED
- a CDS encoding branched-chain amino acid ABC transporter permease, whose protein sequence is MRDILLFIIATVILIFLPFFTGAYFLQVLMTILIYMTLALSWDIMLRTGQLSFGTAGFFGVGAYASIITFSNFGFPPILSIFFAGGLVALIAAGLGFVVLKLREIYFAITTLALTMVFSVIIRNMPKLTGGASGKVLPNVIFNGNSTKIYWLILSMALITIVISEIFTRTRIQFAINSIRNDEIIAKSSGINIFKYLILILILTSALQGATGAIYAQQYGFVSPETTFSLDFLLLPMAMALVGGIYSTWGAVIGAVILGFASEYLKLIMPYGHLIIYGIMIVLIILFLPNGIYGTIRDKIYVRKTEAASKT
- a CDS encoding branched-chain amino acid ABC transporter permease — protein: MEKPIFRINKTFFAFLIFLIVVALWNPLALIYGVQRGGLYSLIGLPLALILGIVGILNLAHGDFLTLGLYIGYVFFNLWSVDPLISSIPLFFILFFIGMGLYLISIRFVLKAGHLNQLLLTFGISMILIEIIKIIWTTRPRSVYTPYASTSFAVGNLTIGIYEFIYPVLAIVILILLQLFLKKTTLGQAASAVGQNPKGAEIIGINTNFVYLMVFSIAFGIIGIAASLMLPRTPVFPLSGNAFTLKSFALAAMAGLGNLKGILIGGITLGVAEAVVQSIPGYGGWSDVVFFGVLIVVILINANRRLES